The nucleotide window tagtgtgttactaatggttttctttgagactgtggtcccagctctcttcaggtcattgaccaggtcctgccgtgtagttctgggctgatccctcaccttcctcacgatcattgatgccccacgaggtgagatcttgcatggagccccagaccgagggtgattgaccgtcatcttgaacgtcttccattttctaataattgcgccaacagttgttgccttctcaccaagctgcttgcctattgtcctgtagcccatcccagacttgtgcaggtctacaattttatccctgatgtccttacacagctctctggtattggccattgtggagaggttggagtctgtttgattgagtttgtggacaggtgtcttttagacaggtaacgagttcaaacaggtaatgagtggagaacaggagggcttcttaaagaaaaacgaacaggtctgtgacagCCGGAAtgattactggttggtaggtgatcaaatacttatgtcatgcaataaaatgcaaatgaattacttaaaatccatacaatgtgattttctggatttttgttttatattccgtctctcacagttgaagtgtacctatgataaaaattacagacctctacatgctttgtatgtaggaaaacctgcaaaatcggcagtgtatcaaatacttgttctccccactgtatatgtatgtatatgtatttatatttacagttgaagtcggaagtttacatacacttaggttggagtcattaaaacttgtttttcaaccactccacacatttcttgttaacaaactatagttttggcaggtcggttaggacatctactatgtgcatgacacaagtaatttttctaaaaattgtttacagacagattatttgacttataattcactgtatcacaattcctgtatgtcagaagtttacattcactaagttgactgtgcctttaaacagcttggaaaattccagaaaatgaagtcaaGGCTTTAGAATCTtcttaggctaattgacataatttgagtcaattggaggtgtacctgtggatgtatttcaaggcctaccttcaaactcagtgtctctttgcttgacatcatgggaaaatcaaaagaaatcagccaagacctcagaaaaaaatttgtagacctctacaagtttGGTTCATTCTTGGTTGCaaattccaaacgcctgaaggtaccatggtcatctgtacaaacagtagtacgcaagtataaacaccatgggaccgtcATAtcgccgtcatatcgctcaggaaggagacgcgttctgtcttctagagattaacgtactttggtgcgaaaagtgcaaatcaatcccagaacaacagcaaaggtccttgtgaagatgctggagaaaacaggtaccaaagtatctatatccacagtaaatcgagtcctatatcgatataacctgaaaggccgctcagcatggaagaagccactgctccaaaaccgccataaaaaagccagactacggtttgcaactgcacatggggacaaagatcgtactttttggagaaatgtcctcttgtctgatgaaacaaaaatagaactgtttggccaaaatgacattcgttatatttggaggaaaaaggggggtgcttgctagccgaagaacaccatcccaaccgtgaagcacgggggtggcagcatcatgctgtgggggtgctttgctgcaggagggactggtgcacttcacaaaatagatggtatcacgaggaaggaaaattatgtggatatattgaagcaacatctcaagacatcagtcaggaagttaaagcttggtcgcaaatgggtcttccaaatggacaatgaccccaagcatacttccaaagttgtggcaaaatggattaaggacaacaaagtcaaggtattggagtggccatcacaaagcgctgacctcaatcctatagtaaatgtgtgtgcagaactgaaaaagcttgtgcgagcaaggaggcctacaaacctgactcagttacacctgctctgtcaggaggaatgggcctaaattcacccaacttattgtgggaagcttgtggaaggctacccgaaacgtttgacccaagttaaacaatttaaaggcaatgctaccaaatactaattgagtgtatgtaaacttctgatccactgggaatgtgatgaaagaaataaaagcagaaagaaatcgttctctctactattattctgacatttcacattcttaaaataaagtggtgatcctaactgacctaagacagggaatctttactaggattaaatgtcaggaattgtgaaaaactgagttcaaatgtatttggctaaggtgtatgtaaacttccgacttcaactgtatgtgtatatgtatgtatgtatgtgtatgtatatatatatatatatagaagaaaaaaaacatataggggtttggaagtgatgcagacaattacattgatggaagttacaatctatctgcaatattaaagtacACTTTAGTGGAATAACATAACAATCTACAGCACTAGACACAAATATTTAAATGTAACTTGAAAACAACAATCTGGGACAGATTATTTTTTGATTTTGATATTTGTCTTCTCTGTGGACAGTGTTAACTTTGCCTCGCTGTGGCCCTTAGAATTGATTCAGTATTCAAAGTAAAGTGTAAGTCTTTGTTCTGAGGATAATTAACAGCTTTGTGTTTTGCACTCCCTTTAAACTTAAACCCCAACTCTGCATCCAAGATTCCAACAAGGCTCCGTCGATGTAACCATAGTACAGTAATTGGGATAAATGGTTTAGATGAAAGTGGGATTTCGTTTTTACATGCCTTCTAGACTGTTTGCACATTTTTGCTTAAGCACCAATGTCTGGGTGTATAATTACACTCTAAATGCTGTTTTTTGGTTTTGAAGAAAATGTGTATCCTTGCACTCTGTGAACAAACATTTTACATTCTCCAAATGACTATGTTACACATACACACCCCGGATCACACAAGCTAAGTGTCTAATACTTTAGAAAAGCTGCTAGATGGCTAGTTCTGCTGAATCACTGCAAAATCTGTGTGTCTAACTCCTGACTGTTCTCCTGCCCAAGGAAGCAGCAACTCTATGGGGTAAAATATGCATCCATGAAAGAGGAAGagccccatatctctctctctctcgctctctctctcgctctctctctctctcgctctcgttctcgctctcgctctcgctctctctctctctctctatactctctctctctctctatactctcactctctctttttacAGATGGCGACAGATGGGATGGCCGCCATTTTACGtgctcctgaccaattgtgctattttgtttgtttttttgctctGTTCTTAactttttctgtacataatgtttatacCATCACTTTCTacgaccgaaaatagcttctggccATCAGAACAGTGTTTACTCACCTCGATCTGGACAAGGATTcctttctttaatgagtcggactcAAAGGATATACTATTcttcccggaccaggcccaaatccccgtcatttgtaAGAAGAGGAGTTGCTGCTACAGGGGTCAGTGATAATCCTCCTCTACCCTCCGTCGTACTGGCaagcaatcactggagaataaactggatgagctccgttccagactatcctaccaatcacTAGAGAATAAACTGGAGGAGCTCCAttccagactatcctatcaacaggacattcaaaactgtaatatcttatgtttcactgagtcgtggctgaacgaggacagttagctgggttttctgtgcatcggcaagacagcagcctctggtaagatcTAGGGGGTGGTCTGTGTCTCTttattaacaacagctggtgcacaatctCTAATAGTAGTACTATCCCTGCAGACCAAAAgcaccctctttggcctcatgggtggaatgtaaTTAATATTTTTCAGAATTTCATCAATAATAACGATTATTTCAATAAACCCAACGAAAatgtggtgtttctatgtcaaacagttttgttatatttaagTCTTCTgtaatgtgtatatacagtgtaatATTTGGTTGCAAACTCAAAAttcaatacatttcaactctatatctgacatggtacaggtgtcttcttttttaagcccataaccatgtgtgtgaggtgtatacttttgtttctaaATAGATTTGTTAAAGACTACCaataatcactctgtgtgaccctgatttagcccactgcagtaaagtTAAGTAAGTCTCGatgttctgctcgcctgagttagaatacctcatgataagctgcagacaatactatttaccaagagagttttcatctatgttCTTTgttgctgtctatttaccaccacaaaccgatgatgttaccaagaccgcactcaacgagctgtaaaaggccataagcaaacaagaaaatgttcatccagaggcggtgctcctagtggccattgaatttaatgagggaaaactAAACTACGTTTCGCCTAattttttaccagcatgtcacatgtgcaactagGGGGAAAGAAACTCTAGATCACCCTTACTCCACACatagatgcgtacaaagctcttcctcaccctccatttggcaaatctgaccataactctatcctcctgattactGCTTACAAGttaaaactcaaacaggaagtaccagtgatgcgctcaatacggaattggtccgatgaagcggatgctaagctaaaggactgtttttctagcacagactggaatatgttccgggattcatccgatggcattgaggagtttaccacattagtcaccggcttcattaataagtgcatcgatgacgttgtcccaacagtgaccgtacgtacatatctaACCAACAAGCCATGGATtaaaggcaacatccgcactgagctaaaggctagagctgctgctttcaaggagcgagacactaatctggacacttataagaaatcctgctacaccctacgatgaaccatcaaacagacaaagtttcaatacaggactgagatcgaatcctactacactggctctgatacTCGtccgatgtggcagggcttgcaaactatcacagattacaaagggaaactcagccgcgagctgcccagtgacacgagcctaccagacgagctaaatgccttctatgctcgtttcgaagcaagcaacactgaaccaaaccatgaatgagagcaccagctgttccggacgactatgtgatcacgctctccgtagccgatgtgagtaagaactttaaacaggttaacattcacaaggccgcagtgcCAGATGGATTATCAGaacgcatactcagagcatgtgctgaccagctggcaagtgtcttcaatgacatgttcaacctctccctgacccagtctgtaatacctatatatttcaagcagaccaccatagtccctgtgcccatgaatgccaaggtaacctgcctacactgacaatccaacacacacacacacacacacacacagagacaaacacacaaaacacacaaacacatgcattttgacgccacacacacatatacattcacattccttcacactcttcacacacgctgctgctactctctgtttattatctatgcagagtcactttacccctacctacatgtacatattaccttgactacctcgtacccctgactctgtatatactgtatcttcattactgttattgttatttttattgtgttactatttttcctttagttAATTTAGTAAATGTGTCTGACTTAcctttttaaaactctgcattgttggttaaggggtcataagtaagcatttcacggtaaggtctacacctgttgtattcggcgcctgtgacaaataacatttgatttgattatctctctctcattccattcCTCCATCCTGATGGTGACGATCAATGTGAAAAGATTTGACTCCCGGGGGTCCGGGGGGGGGCGGCACGGGGGCCGGGAAGGACCCTCCTATTGCCTCTCCTCTTTTAGGGAGGTAAAAAAGGCAGGGGGTGTGATTTGTTAAATGTGGGGCGCCCCCTGTATTGTGGGGACATCTGGCATTAGCAATTCGGTCCTGTGATAATGGTCTCTGTGGTCTCTGTCCTCTTTCTCAACCAGTGAGCGGTGAAACATTGAAGCACTGTCCAGGCATTCTCATGCTAATACACAAAAAGGCTGACAGCAGATGGGAAACATTTGGTTCTGTTCTTGTTCACTTGTAAAGTAATAATGTGCCCGTTATCATTATTTTACTTTCTGCTGTTCCGCTCTGTATTataaaacagagagacagaaagtttACAATGGAGGCCATCTTCTTAGGTGGcctgaggcagagagagggttgAGATTGACTGTTGGGAAATGGAAACtctaaggagagtgatggagagacagTCCCAATGGTTCTCAGGTTGACTCAGTGAAAAAGCATTTTAGCTCCAGAACAAGGGTAAACTACAGTCATTTAATTATACTAAGGAAAATGTTAACAATGTGTTaataaaactgtgtgtgtgtgtgcgtgtgcgtgtgcgtgtgcgtgtgcgtgcgtgtgcgtgcgtagtgcgtgtgcgtgcgtgcgtgtgtgtgtgtgtgtgtgtgtgtttgtttaactatccttgtggggaccagaagtcatcaccaggatagtaaaacaagggacatttggacaagtggggacatttcattGGTTTAAGtctattttaggcttaggagttaggtttagggttacaattagggttagggttagaattaaggttagggGTTCCAGTTAGGtatagggttaggagttagggttaggtatagttttagggttagggttagggttagggttaggggttaaggttaggcttaaGGTTAGgcttaaggttaaggttagggttatggttaggttaagggttaaggttagatttagggttagggaaaatacgattttggatgggaatcaattatttgatcaccacaaggatagcaatacaaaactatgtgtgtgtatgtgaaagcCCATCAACAGGCATGGCAGGTTTGGGAACGCATTTTCTCCCTACTGTCATTTTATTGGTTCCTGACATCACATAGGCTACCTTTACTAAATGTATTCGCACACTAATTGGATGAAGACATGCCATTATTCCTCTCTGATGTCTTACAGAAGTTTATTACAACAACTGCAACAGGTGTGGATTAGACAGAGGTGCTGAAGTTACCATTGCCTCATCTTTTTGACCGGGCATTATGCATGGACATTTAAtttaaacaataaacaaacatagCCTACATGTCATCTTCTAGTCGTGGCTAGGCTACTGATAATGCTGTTTTGGCAATAGAGGATTGGTTTTATGCGGGATAGCCAGCCTATAAAAATACAATTTGACATTTAGAATTGAACTGCATATTCgacagtatttttttttttttacgttgacATAGACTTacaatattatttattataagGAGAATAACAGCACGAGCTCTGAGACACATTTGAGTGTTATTTTTGAGACGCGTGCCAGGTCTAATCCACTGCTGGATGCGGAGCGAGCTCGGGTAGACTACGAGCTGTCCTCTCTATTTCTTAATGGCAAGATCCAAGAATGTCTGCCTAGCATGGCTGTGGCTCCTGAACCGGAGACCTACGGACCGTTATGGCTTTTAGCACAGTCTATTCGGACCCCCTGTCCCGAAGCATTTTCAAGAAATTCGTGGTCATGCTGTGTTCTCTCCTCACGTCCCTGTACCTTCTCCACTGCCTCACGGACCGCTGCAGCAGCATGCCCACGCCGGTGAAAGCCTCCAGCCAAGTCGTGGGCTTTTTCGCCTCGGAACTATACGACTTGAGGTCGCTGAGGAGGAAAAGACTGTTAAAGAAATTGACCACGGGGTCCAAGTCGGTCTTGAGCTACGAGAGCGCCGACGACGCTAAACGCATCTCTGAGTACTCCCGGTTCGACGATGCTGATACGGGACAGGTTTTGTACCAACCGGGACCTGTCGAGGTGGACAGCGATAGCAAGAACCGGGAACTGTCGCGTGACAAACAGCTTTCTTTGGATGATATAGTTTCTTCGAAGAGATTGTCACTTCGGTTTACGGTGAAGACGGGAAGTACCGGTAAACTCAGTCCGCTTGTAGAGGGGAGAAAGGAGCTGCCCCAGGCGCTGATCATCGGGGTGAAGAAAGGAGGGACGCGCGCGCTGCTCGAGTTCCTCCGCGTGCATCCAGACATCAGAGCCGTGGGAGCCGAGCCGCACTTCTTCGACCGCAACTACGAGAACGGACTGGAGTGGTACAGGTAAATGTAAAAAGAAATACATCAAATATAGGTGAAATTATTATTTGTGTTATTAttatgagtagtagtagtagtagttgttttATTAGTAGTAATATTATAAGATTATGTGTAGCCTATGCCTTATGTATACTTTTCCCAAACTAACTGCAGCGTGAAATAGTGTTTGCTGAAAAGTTTTCAAAGTTGTGCTGTAACACGCACCGCCAGTGCCTCTCACTGACAAAACTTGTTCACCATTGGAATAATTCAAATGGACCAGGTTTTATTACACGCTTCTTTGCTATTACTTTGTTGCCTTTTCTCTTTGAATGGGCTTTTATTACAGTATATAGTCCTCTTTTgattgctatatatatatatatatatatatatatataaaaacaaagATTTTTACTTGTAAATCATTGACAATTTGGTGCCCTATAGCCTACTTTATTAAACGGTTCAACCAGTGTCAAAGTTGTGGGAAAGCTCTATTCACACCAAAATATATCTTATAATTCACTACAGATTCATTCGATATTTTGGGTATTTTTTATATTAACAAAATACACAtttaatatataaaaaaaaaaaaaagctatttcTGTAGCCTAAAATTAACACTGCATAATTATGACCTGTAGACTAACGAGATGTTTGTCCTACCCAATTATGTATtgtttaaatgttcagttgttcATTTGTAACACTAGTTTACATGGCTATGTAGCCAACCTTAGCAATAAGTTAATATTTCATTTAACTAAAACTTATCTTGGTGAATTTTGTTAAACTAATCTACTGTCTAGGCTTAATGGCAGAGCTCTGCTATAATATTGCCTTATAAAATGTATCCAAAAAGTTTCCTAAAGAAATATATGACTAAATTAACATAAATTATGACACTTTCCACATGAAATATAGCAAATAcattcaatgtaaaaaaaaaagaacctAATTGCTGTCTTGCAAAGGATTTTATATCAAAtagataaaacatttattttaaaaaatacaataaaacaaCTGTTCTTCATAGGCCTATTCACCATCACCAACAATTGAATTGGGAGCTAAAAGTAAACATTTTCAATTTCAAGAATTAGAGTGAAAAGGCCCAGATTTAAGTAACCACCAAAGTACCGCCTTGCTTTCAAAGTGAGTAGCACTTTATTAAAGTGCTGAGGGAGTAGGGTCAATGTCTGACCTGAAATAAATATTCTGAACAAACTCTAGatacacataaatacacacagacactctcttcCCCTCAATCCCCTCTCTTCTTTGAGAGTTACCATATTTTATctcacttttctctctctgtgttcaagCCAATGGATTTGTGATTGATATTTATCAGTAGCTtcacattggtgtgtgtgtgagtgcatatgttcatgtgtgtgtgtgtgtgtgtgtgtgtgtgtgttctctctccgGGGGTTGATGCCTCTCCCCTCTCACTGGGTCTGTGTGTAATGGGGCGTTGCCGACACTGCAGCTCTGTTGTTAAGAAGGATTAGGGTTATAATGAAGGGTTACCTGAGTGTCTCAAGAGTTATAATTCCCTTTTTGATTGAGCTAACACCAAGCAGCTCACTTTAAAAGCCTGGAGAAACTTCTCCTCTCACCCGGGCCCCTCCCTCTAACTCCCCCAAACCCCCCATCCAGCCTCGGCCCCCTCTCTTACCCTAGCACTCATACCCTctccccacacacagacacatcccTCTTTGTGCCTTAGTGAGAGTGAATACTCTCTCTTTTGGCCATCACTCTTTCACACCCTTCTGTTTACCTATTCATTCATTGTGGGAGTGTATATCCGTGAGGGTTCCATCTTTTCCGAGGAGTTGCCAAGCTTCTACTGCATGGAATTGGGTCCATGGGCCCCTATGAGAGACTGAATAAACTCAACCTCAGGGCGGGTAACACTTAATGCCTTCCATTAAAATGGGGAATgggcccttaaattgaaatggcTGGAGCAGAAGAAATAAAGAAGAGTTACAACAACGTGACTGACTAGTCAACCTGAGGGTCTACTGTGTGGAGGAACACTCCTGTCAACTCTGTTCCAGGGAGTCTGAGAGAGATACCTTTTATTAATGGTCGTTGTGTGTGGACGCTTTTCATAGGAAGTAACAACAAGCTCTGGGAatgttttccttttctttttctttctttgaaCTGCTGCACGGAATGGCAAAAAATACACATTTCCACAGATTATACAACACACAACAATTTGATGGATTTGTGCAAATGGCTAAgcaataaaaaaacaaacaagagAACGGTCCGGCGCTATTAATTCATGCTACTTGTCAAGACACTGTTAATTCATGCTACTTGTCAAGACAATGTTAATTATTGCTACTTGTCAAGACACTGTTCATTTATCCTACTTGTGAAGACACTGTTCATTCATTATACTTGTCAAGATACTGTTCATGCATGCTACTTGTCAAGACACTGTTAATTCATGCTACTTGTCAAGACACGGTTAATTCATGCTACTTGTCAAGACACTGTTAATTTATGCTACTTGTCAAGACACTGTTAATTTATACTACTTTTCAAGACcgttttttagggggtagatcagctttaatatcgcagatagattgtaacttccatcaatgtaattgtctgcatcacttccaatcactcatatgttttttcttcttctcgcaaatatatatatatatatatatatatatatatatatatatatacacatacacatacacatacacatacacatacatatacacatacatacatatgaatacatatacatacatatatatatatatatacatatcctttaaaaagatatatttccctttatttctttccaaccccaccaccccttccctaattggagtaaactagtgaacaacaacgcttaggcctctacttccagctgatacatactatatacattttatggacacagtcaattttacaataattctactTTGTTTGTttatactcctgaacttcctctaccctcaacctctccgatcattttatgatgtccatccggtttgcttctatatgccatatctttctaactgtgctctttcacaaaagctctcaacctataacctacagatatatatttattatggacacagtatgctttacattagttatcttgttgttattagttgttattagtcccatccttcagctccattcaacacctcccatctatctcttaacaccatccatattggatttatatttgccatatatttttcaactgtactgtgatgtttcacaaaagttctgaacctttctattctcattttttctacagattgtaaattgaaaataaacatttttgctaaaggtcttattatattattgatcgattgccaatgacttttcagatcacccagtagtgctatctgcagggttagctccaggtaaatattgcaatccttcagccattcctggacctgtgtccaaaaacaacctacaaatggacagtaccaaaacaaatgatctaatgattctgtctcttcgcagcaagaTGGCTATTGTTTTCTATAGATAATCACTGTGTCCAATTTTCTGGATTTATGTGATTATTATCattactgactgtgtgtgtgtgtgtatgtgtgtgtgtgcatctgtgtgagtgtgcatgtgagTGAGTGTTTctgttgtgtgcgtgtgtgtgtgtggcatagtTGAATACTTCTCAGCCCTAAGGTGACGGGGCAACAACAACATCCAGCAGTCTTTCTTCATCCTGCTTCCCCAGTGGAAACAAAGGCAGACATATTGTAGCCCTCAAGTCCCCAAGTAACGTTGTCATTGTTTGTGTAGGAGTTCCCAAGATATATCGTCATTATTTGCATCATATTTTTAATATTATTTTCTATGTAATATAGCGAACAGTTGTAAATAACTTTCACCAAGATTCTGGAATTTCAAGTTTGGCATACCCAGCATATCTTCCTTCCCCTGACAAAGTGAAATCTGATCCACACTGAAGTTGTACTAATGCATTTCGTAGAACAAACCCTATATTTTG belongs to Coregonus clupeaformis isolate EN_2021a chromosome 1, ASM2061545v1, whole genome shotgun sequence and includes:
- the LOC121577787 gene encoding heparan sulfate glucosamine 3-O-sulfotransferase 3A1-like translates to MAFSTVYSDPLSRSIFKKFVVMLCSLLTSLYLLHCLTDRCSSMPTPVKASSQVVGFFASELYDLRSLRRKRLLKKLTTGSKSVLSYESADDAKRISEYSRFDDADTGQVLYQPGPVEVDSDSKNRELSRDKQLSLDDIVSSKRLSLRFTVKTGSTGKLSPLVEGRKELPQALIIGVKKGGTRALLEFLRVHPDIRAVGAEPHFFDRNYENGLEWYRELMPKTLEGQITMEKTPSYFVTREAPARISAMSRDTKLIVVVRDPVTRAISDYTQTLSKKPNIPTFESLTFRNRTTGLIDTSWSAIQIGIYAKHLDNWLQYFPMSQILFVSGERLISDPAGELGRVQDFLGLKRIITDKHFYFNQTKGFPCLKKAEGSSKPHCLGKTKGRTHPNIHPEVVQRLQDFYRPFNMKFYQMTGQIFGWDH